The following coding sequences lie in one Cannabis sativa cultivar Pink pepper isolate KNU-18-1 chromosome 5, ASM2916894v1, whole genome shotgun sequence genomic window:
- the LOC115716096 gene encoding uncharacterized protein LOC115716096: protein MDSGEVIEHMNTSKDISVVNSVSAEVCGIYDIFGDSEIHPRVGDQYQVVIPSPITVSDYKTLTDAKMVNDGCHNVLIGLPIPIMWINEESENKKHEEQEAIHVSNKNESLKSECINEGGIVQEGSDLKPKVEPLDITSGDDTKEVEPEKLALEKYMIMAELQPKHGGEGRFLVPGCLSDIWSNIEDEGFLLGLYIFGKNLVLVKNFIGSKQMGDILTFYYGRFYRSERYCRWSECRKIKTRKCIYGQRIFTGLRHQELLSRLLPHVSQDCQNTVLESSKTYGEGKISLQEYVFTLKASFGLNALVEAVGIGKGKQDLTGIAMETPRSNQVAHVRPEIPIGKACSALTTPEIVNFLTGDFRLSKARSSDLFWEAVWPRLLARGWHSEEPNNHGVVAVSKHSLVFLIPGIKKFSRRKLVKGEHYYDSVSDVLSKVASDPSLLEIESCKINEENVWIDETKSDQEDFSNQERHCYLKPRTPNHTTTDDMKFTVVDTTSLANGKVRKVRELRSLPTEIIYTSTSLSDSEKDDEDSFEESLSKSSSADTLCSEKIETNDLTCKTVPFGGKDFDYNTLEQGFSDKGLATMSEKIHKDKEADLLNNRKQLKEAKKSKLIQKIISENENHLAPIVKRRRRLPHISKEMSDTTINSSNVDSILQQEASSCVDNSYFSENILFRVDQSQETLSSTSSSRGGSPITRAEGIANSNHMDADFPHDKPPTRTLIDLNLPISPDVETDESQMMDTAEGKDHEMDNPHVVKFSECVAITEEQEAKVVGSRRQSTRNRPLTTRVLEAFACGFLDIKQKRKSKDAFLGDNLKLRPPSRRARARVTTTPPESFDSITVDFPMEERGSSIQNTNGDVFNKLDINTETGYKLENGASQFSIS from the exons ATGGATTCTGGTGAAGTAATTGAACATATGAATACAAGTAAAGATATATCTGTTGTGAACTCTGTTAGTGCAGAAGTTTGTGGCATTTATGATATCTTTGGAGATTCAGAAATACATCCTAGAGTTGGTGATCAATACCAAGTTGTAATTCCTTCTCCAATTACAGTATCTGACTATAAGACTCTGACTGATGCCAAAATGGTAAATGATGGTTGCCATAATGTTCTCATTGGTTTGCCCATACCAATAATGTGGATAAATGAGGAGAGTGAGAACAAGAAACATGAAGAACAGGAAGCTATTCATGTCAGCAACAAAAATGAGTCTTTAAAATCTGAATGCATCAATGAGGGGGGAATAGTTCAAGAAGGGAGTGATTTGAAACCTAAAGTTGAGCCTTTAGATATTACATCAGGGGATGACACAAAAGAGGTTGAACCAGAGAAGTTAGCTTTGGAGAAATATATGATAATGGCTGAACTGCAACCAAAACATGGAGGAGAAGGCCGCTTCCTAGTCCCTGGGTGCTTGAGTGACATTTGGAGTAATATTGAGGATGAAGGGTTTCTTCTTGGGTTGTATATCTTTGGGAAGAACCTTGTTTTGGTGAAGAATTTCATTGGGAGTAAGCAAATGGGAGACATATTGACATTCTACTATGGGAGATTTTACAGGTCTGAAAGATACTGTAGATGGTCTGAGTGCAGGAAAATAAAAACCAGAAAGTGTATTTATGGACAAAGAATCTTCACAGGATTGAGGCATCAAGAATTGTTGTCTCGGTTGCTTCCTCATGTGTCACAGGATTGCCAAAACACTGTACTTGAG TCCTCTAAGACATATGGGGAGGGGAAAATTTCACTACAGGAATATGTGTTCACTTTAAAGGCTTCATTTGGTTTAAATGCTCTTGTGGAGGCAGTGGGAATTGGGAAAGGGAAGCAAGATCTTACAGGAATCGCCATGGAGACTCCAAGGTCCAATCAAGTTGCACATGTTCGCCCAGAGATACCGATTGGCAAGGCATGCTCAGCACTAACCACCCCAGAGATTGTCAACTTTTTAACAGGAGACTTCCGGCTTAGTAAAGCTCGATCAAGTGATCTATTCTGGGAAGCTGTTTGGCCTCGTTTGCTTGCAAGAGGGTGGCACTCTGAGGAGCCTAATAATCATGGTGTTGTTGCTGTTTCCAAGCATTCTTTGGTCTTCCTAATACCTGGCATTAAAAAGTTCTCAAGAAGGAAACTAGTGAAGGGAGAGCACTATTATGATTCTGTAAGTGATGTCCTCAGTAAAGTTGCCTCAGATCCTAGTCTTCTTGAGATTGAAAGTTGCAAAATCAATGAAGAAAATGTGTGGATTGATGAAACAAAATCGGACCAAGAAGATTTTTCTAATCAGGAACGCCATTGTTATCTCAAGCCACGCACTCCCAATCATACTACTACTGATGACATGAAATTTACCGTTGTGGATACAACAAGTCTGGCAAATGGGAAAGTGCGTAAGGTGAGGGAACTTAGAAGCTTACCTACTGAAATAATCTACACTTCTACCTCCCTTAGTGACTCTGAAAAGGATGATGAAGACAGTTTTGAGGAGTCATTAAGTAAATCCAGTTCAGCTGATACCTTGTGCTCAGAGAAGATTGAGACTAATGATCTTACCTGTAAAACAGTACCTTTTGGTGGCAAGGATTTTGATTACAACACTTTAGAACAGGGCTTTTCAGATAAAGGTTTGGCTACCATGTCAGAAAAAATCCATAAGGATAAAGAGGCTGATTTACTCAACAACAGAAAACAGTTGAAAGAGGCTAAAAAGTCCAAATTGATCCAGAAAATTATTTCTGAAAATGAAAATCATCTAGCTCCTATTGTAAAACGACGACGAAGATTACCTCATATTTCTAAGGAGATGAGCGATACCACAATCAACAGCAGCAATGTTGATTCCATATTGCAACAAGAAGCCAGTAGCTGTGTCGACAATTCATATTTTAGCGAGAACATTCTCTTTCGGGTGGATCAATCTCAAGAGACTTTGTCATCTACCAGTTCATCTAGAGGAGGCAGCCCAATCACTAGAGCTGAAGGCATTGCTAATAGTAACCATATGGATGCTGATTTTCCTCATGATAAACCTCCAACCCGTACATTGATTGACTTGAACTTACCTATCTCTCCAGATGTTGAAACTGATGAATCTCAAATGATGGATACAGCAGAAGGGAAAGATCATGAAATGGACAATCCCCATGTAGTGAAATTCTCAGAATGTGTAGCTATCACTGAGGAGCAGGAAGCTAAAGTAGTAGGTTCACGTAGACAAAGCACAAGAAATCGACCACTAACCACCAGGGTGCTGGAAGCTTTTGCTTGTGGATTTTTGGACATAAAGCAGAAGCGAAAGTCAAAGGATGCATTTCTTGGGGACAACTTAAAGTTGAGACCCCCCTCACGACGTGCTCGTGCTAGGGTGACAACAACACCTCCAGAAAGTTTCGATTCCATTACTGTGGATTTCCCTATGGAGGAAAGAGGAAGTTCTATCCAAAATACCAATGGTGATGTATTCAACAAGCTTGACATCAATACTGAAACTGGTTACAAACTAGAGAATGGTGCTTCTCAGTTCTCTATCTCATAG